A single window of Ictalurus furcatus strain D&B chromosome 3, Billie_1.0, whole genome shotgun sequence DNA harbors:
- the sertad2b gene encoding SERTA domain-containing protein 2b, with product MLGKGAKRKLDEDDEGVEGKALAMADGLSKVSYTLQRQTIFNISLMKLYSQRALTEPSLEKRVLINNMLRRIQDELKQEGSLRPLFFPPSPPPDHPMDEGFREAQPAFGVLSVVAPPPVLSQQPPVPPPSLALASPTPLDACLTPASLLEEDSAVFCTSPSSLHHSPSRLRPPMATDSFSSALDEIEELCPSSTAAGSITTSSLTVPLHMPLQPSNQPTTASDSKNCTKSCSSKPEGPSPLSVERLTTGTAGTAATEPRGMDTLPPSGLDMSTLPSSSSSSGFLTDLALDDILFADIDTSMYDFDPCTSAAGASPSKLSPVVTADDLIKTLSPNQPFKMDLTELDHIMEVLVGS from the coding sequence ATGTTGGGTAAAGGAGCAAAGCGGAAGCtagatgaggatgatgagggaGTGGAAGGCAAAGCGCTGGCGATGGCTGACGGCCTCTCCAAGGTCTCATACACACTGCAGAGGCAGACCATCTTTAACATCTCACTGATGAAGTTGTACAGTCAGCGTGCGCTGACTGAGCCGAGCCTGGAGAAGCGCGTGCTCATCAACAACATGTTGCGTCGCATTCAGGATGAGCTGAAGCAGGAGGGCAGCTTGCGGCCGCTCTTCTTTCCTCCCTCGCCTCCTCCAGACCACCCAATGGACGAGGGATTCCGGGAAGCGCAGCCTGCTTTTGGTGTACTCTCTGTGGTGGCTCCACCTCCTGTGCTATCCCAGCAGCCCCCAGTCCCACCTCCGTCCCTGGCTCTAGCCAGCCCCACGCCGCTGGATGCTTGCCTCACCCCGGCGTCTTTGCTGGAAGAGGACAGCGCTGTGTTTTGCACTTCTCCCTCTTCactccatcattctccatccaGACTCCGCCCTCCAATGGCCACTGACAGCTTCTCCTCGGCCCTGGATGAAATCGAGGAGCTATGTCCATCATCCACAGCGGCAGGGTCTATCACTACCTCCTCACTCACTGTGCCCCTTCACATGCCCCTCCAGCCCTCCAACCAGCCCACCACAGCCTCAGACTCCAAAAACTGCACCAAATCCTGCAGCTCAAAGCCGGAGGGGCCGAGCCCACTATCTGTGGAGCGGTTAACAACAGGTACAGCAGGTACAGCAGCTACTGAGCCCAGAGGGATGGACACTCTCCCTCCAAgtggcttggacatgagcactttgccatcctcctcctcttcctcaggcTTCCTCACCGATCTGGCCCTGGACGATATTCTTTTCGCTGACATTGACACCTCCATGTACGATTTTGACCCATGCACCTCGGCAGCAGGGGCCTCCCCATCCAAACTATCGCCTGTGGTGACGGCTGATGACCTCATCAAGACTTTAAGCCCCAACCAGCCTTTCAAAATGGACCTCACTGAGCTGGACCACATCATGGAGGTGCTGGTAGGATCGTGA